The genomic DNA GTGCTTTTCGACGTACTCAGCCGACGCATACAGGTTCCAGTCAATCGAGCAGATGTTGCGCGCCACATATTCCAGCGGCGGCGTCGCCGTGATCCTCACCGCGACGTCGACTTCAGCGGCGATCAGGTCTTCGATCCGGTTGTTGAACGTGACATTGAGCGAGATGCCCGGATGCATGCGTGCGAACTCGAGCAGTCTTTCGCCGAGAAACATTCTGCCGAAGCCGGTCGGCACGCTGATGCGAACACGGCCGCTCAAGGTCTGCCCGAGGCTGTCGATCGATGCGCGAGCCGTGCTCAGGTCTTCCAGCATGCGCTGGCCGCAGTCGTATAGCGTATGTCCCGCTTGCGTCAGTTCGAGGCTTCGGGTCGAGCGTCGCAGCAATTGCGCGCCCGTTTCGCGTTCCAGCAGCTTGAGCCGCTGACTGATGTTCGCGCGCGTCATGCCGAGCTTGCGCGCGGCGGCGCTAAGACTGCGCGATTCGACGATCTCGACGAACAGGCCGATCAGGTTCAGGTCCATGGTTCAATAGTGCGTGTGATTACCTGGCGATCCGTCAGGATAGCGCTCACCCGTTCGCTCATCGACTACAAAGTGGCTTTAGCTCAATGCGACGCGGGACGAAAAGGAATCATCGCCAGCAACTGCGCAACCCCGGCGTGCAGCTTGCGTTTGCTGGCGCCGTCGGCGGCCTGGACGGACAGGCCGGAGAAAACCGACATGCACAATGTAGCAAGCGCCGCAGCGTCCGCGTCAGGCACGAGTTCCCCTTGTTCGACGGCCTTCTTCAAGCGCTTTTCGACGGTCCGAGCCACCTTTAGCCGCAACGCCTGAAGGAAGTTTCGCAGTTCGACGTGCTCTGCGCCAATTCCCGCGCCGCCGAGAAAAATCATGCATCCACGAGAACGCTGTCCGCCCGTGAAAAGCTCGATGCTTGCGTCGAACATGGCGTCGAGGCTTTCGCGCAACGTCGCGCGCGATTCGAAGTTCCTTAGCGCCGCGCCGCCTTCGGCCCGGACGTATAGCTCGATTGCCTCGCGATACAGGCTTTCCTTATTGCCGAACGCCGCGTAGATGCTCGGCGAGTTGACGCCCATTGCATCGACGAGATCCGACATCGAGCACATATCGAAGCCCTTTTCCCAGAAAAGGTCCATCGCGCGCCTGAGCGCCACCTCGCGCTCGAATGCTCTTGGTCTGCCGCGTCCTTTGGTTTCGCCGTAACTGGCCGGCTCCATGTCCCCTCCTGGCAAGCGATTGTCGCAAACCCGCGAATACTGAATTCTATGTCGATCATAACAAAATTATGGACGCACGCTCTCCGCCTGTGCTTCAATATGTGTAATGGTCGTTACATAAATAGCGTGGCTATCGGTCAGGTTCGATGGTCGAGTGGTTCAATATCTCAAGGATTGTGCAATGAAGCTGATTTCCTCGTCACTTTTCGCTGTCACGCTGCTGGCCGCGCCGATGGTGTCGCACGCGCAAGCAGTTTCCGAGGCGAAGGCTGACTCGCCCGTTTTCACCGTGTTCGTCGATGCACCCACGGGCTACACGTTCGTGAAGTTGCCGGACGGCTGGAAATACGTCGGTGCTGTGACGCAGGAAGACGCACGCCTCGTGCAGGCTGGGTCTGCGCCGAAAGCACAGTCATCGACAAAACAGTCGAGCTAACAGAGGTAGGTTGAAAGTACGCAGAAGGTAGACGCTGCTCCTCCTGCGAGGAGCAGCGTTCGTAGCGCCTCATCCCTGTTTGGGATGATCAAGAAAGAATCGCAGCATTTCAGCGCTCGCGTCCGGGCCGCTTGGGTCCGTGTAACTGCCGCGTGCGTTACCACCTGACCACGCGTGCGGCGCGCCATGAATGGTCCATAACTCCGCGTCGATACCATCGGGGGAAATAAGCCTCGAAACGGTACAGCTACGCCGCCCCGCATCGGCCCGACGCCCTTCACTGCTGCTATCGGCTCGCGCGTCGAAGCCGTGAACAAGCTGCGTAGCATTCGCGACGTGAACCGTGGCATCCGCGTCGCCGTGAAAGACGATCATGGGCCGCTTCGGCGAGTCTTTAGCGCGCTTCGCATGCCCTGTCGCGCTGCGGCGTTTGCCGCCTTTCATTGCCGCGAGCGCAGACGGTAAATTGTGTGCGCTGCCCACGGGCAGACCGGAATGCACACCCGCTGCAGCGTACAGGTCAGGATACGTGGCGATCATGATCGCCGCCATCGCGCCGCCCGCAGACAGGCCCGCGACGTACACGCGCGCAGGATCGACGTTGTGGCCCGCGATGATCTCGCGCGTGATGCCTGCGATCAATGACGGCTCGCCATTCTCGCGATGCTGATCGTCTGGTTTGAACCAGTTCCAGCACTTCGACGGATTGGCCTGTTGCGGCTGCACCGGATACGCGACAAGACATCGATGCTGCTCGGCAAGCGCGTTCATCTGCGTACCTGCTGCGAAATCATCGGCATTCTGTGTGCAGCCGTGCAGCATCACAATCAATGGCAGCGGCTTGCCGGCTGCGTTCGCGGGCACATACAGCCGATACTGCCGGGAGCCGGCGGCGTTCGAATACGCATGCGTGCTGAAATGCCCCCGGTCTTCGACATCATTGCTGTCTTCTCGTGCCGTGTGCGGTGTGGCTTCGCTTATTTGTGTCTCGGCGAACGGGAAAACTTGCGCCTTGTCCCACATTCCATCAACCGCGCCTCCTCGCAGCGCACGTTGTATTACTTCTGTCGCTTCGGCGGGACCGCGGGTACGCAGCAAGGTCATCGCTTCGTGCATTGAATTCAGGAAACCTTCGTCGAGTTTCATCGTATGTGTCCGGTTAGCGGAAGTAGGCGTTGGGCGTCGCGTGGCTAGTGGATTCTGTCCGCGAGCGCCGTCTTGACGGCGGGCGAAGCGTGAAAAGCTCCCAGCACCGTGACGCTTTCGATCGTGGCGAGCGCAAGCTCCGGCGTGACGTCGGTGGCAATGCTGGCGAGTCCCAGCACCTGAATGGTGAGGCGCTGCCGCGCAGCGCGAACCGCCTCGAGATCCTGCCTTGAAAAGTGCTGCAGTCCGAGCACAAGCGCACGGCGCGTCACCGTGTCCTGGACGACCTGCGCATGAAGGGCAAGCTGGTTGCGAATCGCCGTTCGGATCAGGTCGGTCCGGTTCGAATAAAAGCCTTCCTCGACCAGCAGGTCGATTTGTCCGAGATCGACGGGGCCGAGGTTGATCGTGATTTTTTCCGATTCGCCGCCTTTGGGGCGAATCGTGTCGAGTGCTGCGGGCTTTTTCATTTTTCCATCCATCCACCATCCATATGGATGGTTATAGGCTGGTTTTTGTCGCACCGCAACATCAACATTCAGGGCCGATACACTTTCCGCACAGTCATTGACTGCCTGGTTGCAGGTGCATCGATTCCGCAAGCCTTCAATGCGATCTAATTGGGTGCGCCGCTTATCGCGCAGCCCGCTTCGGCGCTTTCGGCGGCTGCTTCTGGGACTGCCAGCTGTCGTCGTCGAGCAACCGGTCAAACAGACGATTGATCATCGTTTGGGGCAGTGGCGCGAGTCCAAGCAATGAATTGAACGCTATGCCGCTTGCAGCGAAATAGCGAAGCAATGAAAGCTCAAGGTCGCCCGATTCGCGCTGAAGCGCTTTCATCCTGTCTGCGTCCGCCGCTTTGGAGTCGTCGAGCAGTTCCGGACTCTCGACCAACGCTGCCAGCACGGCTCGCGCGACCGAATGCGGCTGCTTGATGGACTCCCGATAGACGGCTATATGCGCCGAAAGATTGGGTTCGGCTTTCTTGCCTGCTTCCTTCGCCAGGTAGTCGAGCCGGATCTGTTCAAACTGTTGCCGCTGATGATCAAGCAGCGCTGTGAGCACACCATGCTTGGTGCGGAACTGATGCAGCAGCCCACCCTTGCTCACGCCACTCTCGCGCGACAGCGAATCGAATGTAAGGCCACCCACGCCTTCTCGCGCAAGGATTGTGAATGCGGCCTCAATAGCCTTCTTGCGGGTTGTCTCGGAACGGGTCTGATTGTCCATTGATCAATAAAGATGTCGTCGTCAACCGGTCATGCCGTCTGTTGCAAGGTTAGCGGCGGCTGAAGCCGGCCCCGCGCCAACCGCTGAAATCCAAAGCAAGCCGGGCGTTCATGCTGGTAAAGCCTGAATTGTACGCCCGAGCTTTCCTTAAAAACAAACCGGGTAGACGGTTTACATATGAAAAAGGCGATGCTACGCTTCGGCCACACATCGGGACTCATCCGACGTGACGCTCTTCCAACACCTGCCATCGGCTTCCAGGAAACACGACATGTTCAAGCTCAGACTGACTCCGCACTTCTTCGCCGGCGCAACCGCGCTGGCCTTAACGGCCTGTGCTGGCGTGCAGCCCGTTGCGTACTCGGGTATCGCCTCCTCGTCGCAACTGAAGCAGAACCGGGATGACGACTCCGCCAAGGTGCCGTACCGGTTCGTGGCCCCCGTTGTCTGGTCGAGTTACAACCAGGTGATCGTCGATCCCGTCGATATCTATCGGGGCAATGACAACCAGTTCGGGGATATGAAAGATGACGACAGGGCGGCGCTCGCTGACTACATGGGCAAAGCGTTCGCGTCGAAACTGTCGAAGCGTTTCGAAATCGCCGCACAGCCAACGCCCGCCACCCTGCGCATCAAGCTCACGCTGACGGGCGCGGAACAAACCACTCTGCTCGTCGGACAGGTGATGCACTTCGATATCGCCGGAAATCTCTATAACGGCGTGCAGGCCATCCGTGGTGGCAAGGGTGCGTTCAGCGGCTCGGTGTCGTATGCGGTCGAGGTGTACGACAGTTCCAATGGGCACCTGTTGAAGGCATATGTGACGAAGCAGTATCCGAACGCGATGAATCTGCCCGCTGCGTTCGGATCGCTCAGCGCGGCCAAAACGGGCATCGACAAGGGTGCGGATGCCCTCGTCGCTCAACTGAAGTAACTCCCGGCGAGCCACATCGACATGCGCCAAGCCGGAGAACGAGCGAATCGACGCGTCAACCGTATGAGCGATCCACGGATGCAGGCAATCGCTCACACCCCGGCTGTTTCGCCATGATGCATGCCGTGGTCGACCTCGTCATGACGACGCCGCCGCCATTGATGGTCGTGATCGTGTTCGCGGTGACCTACTTCGTGGTAGGACTGCCGGTTCATTTCACGCACGGTGCTGGCTACAGGGACGTGCTCGGGACGATGGCGGGCGTGCTCGCTGCGCTTGTGTACATCGCGCTGCTCGTCGACTCGCATGCGAACGTTCACTAGTCACGGCGATCGGGCAGCGGTGAAGCGTCTCCGTCGCCGGCTCAAAGCGTGCGCAGCCATCCTTCGCCGGTTCGGCAGGCGACTGTGCGACGTGATCACTGGAACGCTCTGATGAATAGCCGGCGTCGGCCGTCGGCTGTATGGCTCATCCCTATCGCCGCACTGCTCATTTGCAGCGCGCTACTCGTTTCGTCCGTTGTGCAACGCGGACCTCACATCAGGATCAGCTTCGCGAGCGCTGAGGGACTCGAGGCGGGTAAAACGCGCGTGCGATACAGGGATGTCGAGATTGGCACGCTGACAGGCCTGCATCTCACCGCCGATCGCACACGGGTTCTCGCCGACGTGCAACTGGAGGACTCAGCAAAAGCTTTCGCGACATGTGATACGCGATACTGGGTGGTCCGTCCGCGCATCGGCATGACAGGTATTTCCGGGCTCGCAACGGCCATTTCAGGTTCGTATATCGCCGCCGATATGGCGCGCACGTCCAGCGTTTGCAAAGACTTTGCCGGCCTGGAAATGCCGCCCTCCGTCACATCCGATCAGAAGGGAAAACGCTTCGTGCTTCACGCAAGCTCTCTGGGGTCGCTGACACCTGGCTCGCCCGTCCTTTTCCGCCGCGTTCAGGCCGGTCAGGTTCTCGGATATTCGCTCTCGAAGGATGGCGCGGAGGTTATTGTCGATGTCTTCGTCAACGCGCCTTATGACCAGTATGTCACCTCGAATACCCGCTGGTGGCATGCAAGCGGAATCGACTTACGCTTTGATTCCAATGGGCTGCGGCTGGACACGCAGTCGGTCGCATCGATCCTCTCCGGAGGGGTGGCGTTCGATATCGTTGGCCCCGCAACGACGCAATCTCTGGCATCGGACGGCACGTCGTTCGCACTGTCCGCAACACGGACGGAAGCCGCGCGTAAAGCTGAGGACGGTCCGGCCGCACGCGTACTCATGAGATTCGGACAGTCGTTGCGTGGCTTGTCGATCGGCGCGCCGGTGGATTTCCACGGTGTTGAACTGGGTCAGGTGACGGCCATCGACGTCGACGTTAACGTTCGAACCGCTAAAGTCGACATGGTCGCTACACTCGACCTTTACCCGTCGCGACTCGGACGGCGCTACCGGGAAGCACTCGGAAACGGCGATGGCGCCGAGGGCAGGCGTCTGTTGCATCAGCTGGTTGCTGACGGGCTACGCGGACAATTGCGTACGGGCAGTGTGCTGACCGGCCAGCGATACGTCGCACTCGACTTCTTTCCGCGCGCTCGCGCGGTCAGAATCGATACGCAGCGAACGCCCGTCGAACTGCCGACGGTACCCAATACACTCGAAGAACTTCAGGACCAGCTTGCCAGCATCGTGAAAAAACTCGACGATGTGCCCTTCGACGAGATCGGACACAATCTCGACAAGACTCTCCGGAATTCGGCGTCGCTGTTCCAGCAGATCGATAGCGAACTGGTCCCCGAGACTCGTGCGGCGCTGGAAGCTGCGCAGCGTTCATTCGACGCGGCAAACGCTACCCTTGCGAATAATTCACCGCTTCAATCCGATGTGCATCAGGCGCTGAACGAATTGCGTCGAACGCTTGCCAGTCTTGGATCACTGTCCGAGTATCTGCAACGGCATCCTGAATCCCTTCTGTGGGGCAAGCCGGACCGCAATTGATCCAATCAAGTCAGGGAAGTTGAAAACACTGCGCGCGGCGCGAACAACGCATAGAGGGAGATTGCTGTCGTGAGAATACTTGCTCTGGTTGCTGTCGTTTGGAGTCTGCTTGCTGCGCCAGCCTTTGCTGCCAACGTCGGCTTTGCGGAAGTCAAGATCGCGAATGGCACAGAACCGCCATTGACGGTCGGAATCTGGTATCCGACGAGCGCTACGGCAGTCGAGCAGACCGTCGGCAATGTCACAGAGACTGTCGCACGGGACGCGCCCATCGCAGGCCGTGGCTTACCATTAGTCGTGATCTCGCACGGCGGCGGCGGCTGGTACGACAGCCATTACGACACCGCCATCGCGCTGGTCCACGCCGGCTTCGTGGCAGCGGCGGTAAGCCATGCAGGTGACACGTTCGACGATCAGAGCCGTGTTCTGCAGCTATGGCGTCGTCCCGCTCAACTGAACCGGTTAGTGGACTACATGCTCGACGAGTGGGTCGATCATCAGCATCTGGACAAGACGCGCGTCGGCGCATTCGGTTTCTCCAATGGCGGCTTCACCGTGCTCGTGATGATTGGTGGCGTGCCAAATCTGTCCGCGATCGCTCCATATTGTCACGCACATCCGGATCACGACCTGTGCAGCGCGTTGGCGCGGGCCGGCGTCGATACCGACCAGGGCGCCGCTGTGCCCGCCAGCGTGTGGGTGCGTGACCCTCGAATCAAGGCCGCCGTGATTGCGGCCCCCGCTTTCGGATTTACCTTTGGACGCGCGGGCTTGAGCGGCGTGCGCGTCCCAATCCAACTATGGCGGGCCGCCGATGACCGTCATCAGCCGGACCCATACTATGAAGAGGCGGTGCGCGCCGACCTGCCCCATCCGCCCGAATATTACGTTATCCCGAACGCAGGACACTACGATTTTCTGCCGCCCTGCGACGCGCGCCTTGCCCGCAAAATGCCCGCCATTTGCAATAGTTTGCCGGGCTTCAATCGCGCTGCGTTCCACGAGCAGTTCAATGGAGATGTGGCCGATTTTTTCCGTAAGGAGTTGCGCTGAGTCTTTCGGTTACCTCGGCGTGTGGCGGTCGATCTCTCTTAGTTCTCTTCTTCCGCGTGCATTGCTCGCGAGTGTGGCTTACATGGGCCTATCTAACAGGTTACACAAGCATGGCGATCGTTCGAAGCGTACACGTTTCGGCTGAGCTAACCTGCCGCAGAAGCAAACAGGTGAGACGAGCGATGAGCGAAACGAAAATCACCTTTTCCCCAATGAGAATCAGCGTCACCCCGATTGCCAACTAGACCAGGTATCGCTATTCCCCCGCGCCGCCCTGTGCGACAAAGCATCCGGACAATGCATCCGGCGATCGGGACCATCACAGCATTCTTCGACATTGCGCGTTATGGTGATGCACCGCTCGCCAACCTCGTGATGAACGAGA from Paraburkholderia terrae includes the following:
- a CDS encoding alpha/beta hydrolase family protein gives rise to the protein MISHGGGGWYDSHYDTAIALVHAGFVAAAVSHAGDTFDDQSRVLQLWRRPAQLNRLVDYMLDEWVDHQHLDKTRVGAFGFSNGGFTVLVMIGGVPNLSAIAPYCHAHPDHDLCSALARAGVDTDQGAAVPASVWVRDPRIKAAVIAAPAFGFTFGRAGLSGVRVPIQLWRAADDRHQPDPYYEEAVRADLPHPPEYYVIPNAGHYDFLPPCDARLARKMPAICNSLPGFNRAAFHEQFNGDVADFFRKELR
- a CDS encoding LysR family transcriptional regulator, with the translated sequence MDLNLIGLFVEIVESRSLSAAARKLGMTRANISQRLKLLERETGAQLLRRSTRSLELTQAGHTLYDCGQRMLEDLSTARASIDSLGQTLSGRVRISVPTGFGRMFLGERLLEFARMHPGISLNVTFNNRIEDLIAAEVDVAVRITATPPLEYVARNICSIDWNLYASAEYVEKHGPINCPGDLEKQTLVASPYPARRVTMTLTHRQDESDVHVIAIQPALQSSDYPFLTEAVCQGMGIGLLPAYVPHAPMSRGLLRILPDFRVAGLQNTLYIVTLPNRYPSPATQALIDYLRAEILSLAQAWS
- a CDS encoding intermembrane transport protein PqiB — translated: MNSRRRPSAVWLIPIAALLICSALLVSSVVQRGPHIRISFASAEGLEAGKTRVRYRDVEIGTLTGLHLTADRTRVLADVQLEDSAKAFATCDTRYWVVRPRIGMTGISGLATAISGSYIAADMARTSSVCKDFAGLEMPPSVTSDQKGKRFVLHASSLGSLTPGSPVLFRRVQAGQVLGYSLSKDGAEVIVDVFVNAPYDQYVTSNTRWWHASGIDLRFDSNGLRLDTQSVASILSGGVAFDIVGPATTQSLASDGTSFALSATRTEAARKAEDGPAARVLMRFGQSLRGLSIGAPVDFHGVELGQVTAIDVDVNVRTAKVDMVATLDLYPSRLGRRYREALGNGDGAEGRRLLHQLVADGLRGQLRTGSVLTGQRYVALDFFPRARAVRIDTQRTPVELPTVPNTLEELQDQLASIVKKLDDVPFDEIGHNLDKTLRNSASLFQQIDSELVPETRAALEAAQRSFDAANATLANNSPLQSDVHQALNELRRTLASLGSLSEYLQRHPESLLWGKPDRN
- a CDS encoding TetR/AcrR family transcriptional regulator, coding for MEPASYGETKGRGRPRAFEREVALRRAMDLFWEKGFDMCSMSDLVDAMGVNSPSIYAAFGNKESLYREAIELYVRAEGGAALRNFESRATLRESLDAMFDASIELFTGGQRSRGCMIFLGGAGIGAEHVELRNFLQALRLKVARTVEKRLKKAVEQGELVPDADAAALATLCMSVFSGLSVQAADGASKRKLHAGVAQLLAMIPFRPASH
- a CDS encoding extracellular catalytic domain type 1 short-chain-length polyhydroxyalkanoate depolymerase, with the translated sequence MKLDEGFLNSMHEAMTLLRTRGPAEATEVIQRALRGGAVDGMWDKAQVFPFAETQISEATPHTAREDSNDVEDRGHFSTHAYSNAAGSRQYRLYVPANAAGKPLPLIVMLHGCTQNADDFAAGTQMNALAEQHRCLVAYPVQPQQANPSKCWNWFKPDDQHRENGEPSLIAGITREIIAGHNVDPARVYVAGLSAGGAMAAIMIATYPDLYAAAGVHSGLPVGSAHNLPSALAAMKGGKRRSATGHAKRAKDSPKRPMIVFHGDADATVHVANATQLVHGFDARADSSSEGRRADAGRRSCTVSRLISPDGIDAELWTIHGAPHAWSGGNARGSYTDPSGPDASAEMLRFFLDHPKQG
- a CDS encoding CopG family transcriptional regulator, translating into MKKPAALDTIRPKGGESEKITINLGPVDLGQIDLLVEEGFYSNRTDLIRTAIRNQLALHAQVVQDTVTRRALVLGLQHFSRQDLEAVRAARQRLTIQVLGLASIATDVTPELALATIESVTVLGAFHASPAVKTALADRIH
- a CDS encoding TetR/AcrR family transcriptional regulator produces the protein MDNQTRSETTRKKAIEAAFTILAREGVGGLTFDSLSRESGVSKGGLLHQFRTKHGVLTALLDHQRQQFEQIRLDYLAKEAGKKAEPNLSAHIAVYRESIKQPHSVARAVLAALVESPELLDDSKAADADRMKALQRESGDLELSLLRYFAASGIAFNSLLGLAPLPQTMINRLFDRLLDDDSWQSQKQPPKAPKRAAR
- a CDS encoding DUF3313 domain-containing protein, encoding MFKLRLTPHFFAGATALALTACAGVQPVAYSGIASSSQLKQNRDDDSAKVPYRFVAPVVWSSYNQVIVDPVDIYRGNDNQFGDMKDDDRAALADYMGKAFASKLSKRFEIAAQPTPATLRIKLTLTGAEQTTLLVGQVMHFDIAGNLYNGVQAIRGGKGAFSGSVSYAVEVYDSSNGHLLKAYVTKQYPNAMNLPAAFGSLSAAKTGIDKGADALVAQLK